The window AATTTTTCAGGTGCCGCGTTTATACCCTTCTTCAATAAGGTGTAGATATCATAACCGGAATACCCAACGTATCCGTTCCATTGCTTTTGTAAAAATTCCATTACGTTATCTCTCATTCCATTGTACAAAGAGATACTTCGATTGATGTCTTCATTCTGTATTTTAAGTTTAAAGTGATTTTCCAATTTTTCTTTAAATGTTTTAATTTCGCCAGCAAAATATTGTACGGATGCTTCGTCACTGTTTTTTGGAATATCAAGGAAATAATTAAATTTCTCTCCTTTGTCTATTCTTATCCACGCATCGTAAAGTCTCCTCATGCCATCACAGGAATTAGTAAACACAATCCCTTCAAGATGGTCCAGGTTTCCCGCTACTTTTTTATCGGTAAGCGTTTTTATATACGAACATATATTACTGCAGAGAAGGGATTCACCAGCCGCTCCATTTTCATCGTTTATACCTTTTATTCTTACGGGGTGGTATCCTGCCGCTCTAATAATTTCGACAGGTGTATAAGTGCAGAAATAACCAATCTTCGGCATCCTGCCGTCGTCCAATTGAACATCGGCTATTGAAACTTTATTGTTGTCGGTAGTTTGAGTGGTTTCAACTTTTGTGGCAGCGCTTGCATTTTCCAAGGCAATTAAGGCTGCACCCAGAGCGCCAATTATCTGCGGTTCTTCAGCTATTTTTATAGTACAGAGCAGCTTCTTTTCAAGTTCACGCACAACTCCTATATTCTTGGCAACACCACCGGTCATTACAACAGATTCTTCCAGCCCAATCCTTTTTGCCTGTCCTGATACCCTTTTGGCGATAGAGATATGCAGCGCTTTGCATATGTCAGGGGTCTTGTGGTCCGCTCCAATGAGGGAAACTACCTCTGATTCAGCAAAGACTGTACACAAACTGCTGATAGATACATTATCTTTTCCAGTAAGAGAGAGTTCTCCCATTTCATCAAGTTCGATCTCCAGCGTCCTTGCCATTACCTCAAGAAA of the Candidatus Scalindua japonica genome contains:
- a CDS encoding 2-hydroxyacyl-CoA dehydratase — encoded protein: MLTLGIDIGSLSTDAVLVNEKKEIVAYEVIATGASSKKACDKIFKHILDATKLETKDLDYIVATGYGRIKVPFANEVVTEITCHAKGANYFFPDARTVIDIGGQDSKAIKLDAKGNVLDFSMNDKCAAGTGRFLEVMARTLEIELDEMGELSLTGKDNVSISSLCTVFAESEVVSLIGADHKTPDICKALHISIAKRVSGQAKRIGLEESVVMTGGVAKNIGVVRELEKKLLCTIKIAEEPQIIGALGAALIALENASAATKVETTQTTDNNKVSIADVQLDDGRMPKIGYFCTYTPVEIIRAAGYHPVRIKGINDENGAAGESLLCSNICSYIKTLTDKKVAGNLDHLEGIVFTNSCDGMRRLYDAWIRIDKGEKFNYFLDIPKNSDEASVQYFAGEIKTFKEKLENHFKLKIQNEDINRSISLYNGMRDNVMEFLQKQWNGYVGYSGYDIYTLLKKGINAAPEKFQDYVSSLTSLMKKIGEIPEKDPVPKLFIWGSILENEEIIKMIEDAGARVVSEDLCTGSRYFDKKVEITNNPYKSISERYLKRSPCSRMVDVFGRIKSIVSLIERRAISGAIYHSLKFCDHTLYDYPLVKEEFEKKHIPLLHINCDSAKSDGQTKTRIEAFIEQLTA